From Oncorhynchus nerka isolate Pitt River linkage group LG1, Oner_Uvic_2.0, whole genome shotgun sequence, the proteins below share one genomic window:
- the LOC115117684 gene encoding four and a half LIM domains protein 2-like isoform X3, with translation MTERYDCHYCKESLFGKKYVLREENPYCVKCYESLYSNTCEDCKKPIGCNTRDLSYKDRHWHEECFQCFQCKRSLVDKPFSTKDDQLLCTECYSNEYSSKCHECKKTIMPGSRKMEHKGNSWHETCFTCQRCQQPIGTKSFIPKENQNFCVPCYEKQFAMQCVHCKKPITTGGVTYRDQPWHKDCFLCTGCKQQLSGQRFTSRDDFAYCLNCFCNLYAKKCASCTTPISGKLN, from the exons ATGACTGAGCGCTATGATTGCCACTACTGTAAGGAATCCCTGTTTGGTAAGAAGTACGTCCTGAGAGAGGAGAACCCATACTGTGTCAAATGCTATGAGAGCCTGTACTCCAATACCTGTGAGGACTGCAAGAAACCCATCGGCTGCAATACCAGG GACCTGTCCTACAAGGACCGCCACTGGCACGAGGAGTGTTTCCAGTGCTTCCAGTGTAAACGCTCTCTGGTGGACAAGCCCTTCTCCACCAAGGATGACCAGCTACTCTGCACTGAGTGCTACTCCAATGAGTACTCCTCCAAGTGCCACGAGTGCAAGAAGACCATCATGCCTG GCTCCAGGAAGATGGAGCATAAGGGTAACAGCTGGCATGAGACCTGCTTCACCTGCCAGCGTTGCCAGCAGCCCATCGGCACCAAGAGCTTCATCCCCAAGGAGAACCAAAACTTCTGTGTGCCCTGCTACGAGAAACAGTTTGCCATGCAGTGTGTGCATTGCAAGAAA CCCATCACTACTGGTGGGGTGACCTATCGCGACCAGCCCTGGCATAAGGACTGCTTCCTGTGCACCGGCTGCAAGCAGCAGCTGTCAGGCCAGCGGTTCACCTCCCGTGATGACTTTGCGTACTGCCTCAACTGTTTCTGCAACCTGTACGCTAAGAAGTGTGCCTCCTGCACCACCCCCATCAGCG